The following coding sequences lie in one Arthrobacter sp. SLBN-122 genomic window:
- a CDS encoding phospholipase C, which produces MGFFPGTGRRRTILAAAVMVAVLVILAVVLSTTLRPGPPAANGTETGIAKIKHVVIITQENRSFDSYFGTYPGADGIPAKDGKPAVCLPDPARGGCVAPFYDSSDSNDGGPHSPADAAADINNGAMDGFVAQAEKGIAHCEPEATDCAYKTRKTDVMGYHDRKQLPTYWTYADNFVLQDHMFTSAAAGSLQAHLYMVSEWSAKCAKPGDPSSCAGALEGLDNPPEKENFDDSLIGKCQESQDVQPCREALEAAGADPGLVVQTQQVATASCKRTDSYPTCKAAVEAANLPAALKEKLAGAAKNLKQPNYAWTDLTYLLHKHAVSWAYYVFSGTEPDCRNDAATCDPIEQDAETPGRWNPLPYFDTVKENGEQGNIKSLSGFYDDARQGRLPAVSWVAPSDEVSEHPPAKVSTGQQYVAGLVNAVMSGPDWDSTAIFLNWDDWGGFYDHVQPPAVDNAGFGLRVPALVISPYAKKGYIDHQVLSQDAYFKFIEDDFLGGERLDPATDGRPDNRPGVRENNPQLGDLTKSFDFNQAPLPPLILPDATTY; this is translated from the coding sequence GTGGGCTTTTTTCCAGGCACGGGACGACGGCGGACTATCCTGGCCGCTGCCGTGATGGTGGCGGTTTTGGTGATTCTCGCCGTCGTACTTTCCACCACGCTGCGTCCAGGCCCACCCGCCGCAAATGGAACCGAGACGGGAATTGCCAAGATCAAGCACGTGGTGATCATTACGCAGGAGAACAGGTCCTTCGACAGCTACTTCGGCACCTACCCCGGCGCCGACGGGATCCCGGCGAAGGACGGCAAACCCGCCGTCTGCCTTCCGGACCCGGCACGGGGCGGCTGCGTGGCGCCCTTCTACGATTCGTCGGACAGCAACGACGGCGGCCCGCACAGTCCTGCGGATGCGGCGGCGGACATCAACAACGGGGCCATGGACGGCTTCGTGGCCCAGGCGGAAAAGGGCATTGCCCACTGTGAACCGGAGGCCACCGACTGCGCGTACAAGACCAGGAAAACCGATGTGATGGGCTACCACGACCGGAAACAGCTGCCCACCTACTGGACCTACGCGGACAACTTCGTGCTGCAGGACCACATGTTCACCTCCGCCGCAGCGGGCAGCCTCCAGGCCCATCTGTACATGGTCTCGGAATGGTCAGCCAAGTGCGCCAAGCCGGGGGACCCGTCGTCGTGCGCCGGTGCACTGGAAGGGCTGGACAATCCACCGGAGAAGGAAAACTTCGATGACAGCCTGATCGGCAAATGCCAGGAAAGCCAGGACGTGCAGCCCTGCCGTGAAGCCCTTGAGGCAGCCGGCGCCGACCCCGGCCTGGTGGTGCAAACCCAGCAGGTGGCCACCGCCAGCTGTAAACGCACCGATTCCTATCCCACCTGCAAGGCCGCGGTGGAGGCCGCCAACCTTCCGGCTGCCCTGAAGGAGAAGCTGGCAGGAGCAGCCAAGAACCTGAAACAGCCGAACTATGCCTGGACCGACCTGACCTACCTGCTGCACAAACATGCAGTGTCCTGGGCGTACTACGTCTTCAGCGGCACCGAGCCGGACTGCCGCAACGATGCCGCCACCTGTGACCCCATTGAACAGGACGCCGAGACGCCGGGCCGCTGGAACCCGCTCCCCTACTTCGACACTGTCAAGGAGAACGGCGAGCAGGGCAACATCAAATCGTTGAGTGGTTTCTACGACGACGCCCGGCAGGGCAGGCTTCCCGCGGTCAGCTGGGTGGCACCCAGCGATGAGGTCAGCGAACACCCTCCGGCCAAAGTCAGCACCGGACAGCAGTATGTTGCCGGGCTGGTCAACGCCGTCATGAGCGGCCCGGACTGGGACAGCACCGCCATCTTCCTGAACTGGGACGACTGGGGCGGGTTCTACGACCATGTCCAGCCGCCTGCGGTGGACAACGCCGGGTTTGGCCTTCGCGTGCCGGCCCTGGTGATCAGCCCCTACGCCAAAAAGGGCTACATTGACCACCAGGTCCTCAGCCAGGACGCCTACTTCAAGTTCATCGAGGATGATTTCCTGGGCGGCGAACGCCTCGACCCCGCCACCGACGGCCGGCCGGACAACCGCCCCGGGGTCCGCGAAAACAACCCGCAGCTGGGCGATCTCACCAAGTCCTTTGACTTCAACCAGGCTCCGCTGCCGCCGTTGATCCTGCCCGACGCAACCACGTACTGA
- a CDS encoding carboxylate-amine ligase, protein MDTYGNEGTGGAGAGKRTFGIEEELLLVDPANGEAVPMAGDLLNLYVRPLEAGAGPVLTAEFQQEMIEVVTPPHATLASLEQDIVAGRAIAHQAAEDVGVRVAALGTSPLPADPHPVQLRRFKAMTEEYGLTAREQLTCGCHIHVSVESPEEAVAVLDRIRIWLPVLIALSANSPFWHGRDSGYASYRSQVWNRWPSAGPLDILGTPDAYHQLVHDMVSTGVALDEGMIYFDARLSRHYPTVEIRVADVCLRPENTVLLAGIARGLVETAAREWREGTQPVAVPSALLRLAAWKASRWGLRGELLDPQTHRPAPALAVVNSLLNHVRGALEDMDDLHRVEDLVDRVLAGGTGAVRQIEVLHRTGDLERVVQDAADCTVS, encoded by the coding sequence ATGGACACCTACGGCAATGAGGGCACCGGCGGCGCCGGCGCGGGCAAGCGGACCTTCGGCATTGAGGAGGAGCTGCTCCTGGTGGACCCCGCGAACGGGGAAGCCGTGCCCATGGCAGGAGACCTCCTCAACCTCTACGTCCGCCCCCTGGAAGCCGGGGCCGGGCCCGTCCTCACCGCCGAGTTCCAGCAGGAAATGATCGAGGTGGTCACCCCGCCGCACGCCACTCTGGCATCGCTTGAGCAGGACATCGTGGCAGGACGGGCCATCGCCCACCAGGCGGCAGAGGACGTCGGCGTCCGGGTGGCCGCTCTGGGCACCTCACCGCTCCCCGCAGATCCCCACCCCGTACAGCTCCGCAGGTTCAAGGCAATGACAGAGGAGTACGGGCTGACCGCAAGGGAACAGCTCACCTGCGGCTGCCACATCCACGTCTCCGTGGAGTCGCCGGAGGAAGCCGTGGCCGTGCTGGACCGGATCCGCATCTGGCTGCCGGTGCTCATCGCGCTCAGCGCCAACTCGCCGTTCTGGCACGGCAGGGACAGCGGTTACGCGAGCTACCGCTCCCAGGTGTGGAACCGCTGGCCCTCCGCCGGGCCGCTGGACATCCTGGGCACTCCGGACGCCTACCACCAGCTGGTGCACGACATGGTGAGCACCGGCGTCGCCCTGGACGAGGGCATGATCTACTTTGACGCCCGCCTCTCCCGGCACTACCCCACTGTGGAGATCCGCGTGGCCGACGTGTGCCTGCGGCCGGAGAACACCGTGCTGCTGGCGGGCATCGCCAGGGGCCTGGTGGAAACCGCGGCCCGCGAATGGCGGGAGGGGACGCAACCGGTGGCGGTGCCGTCCGCGCTGCTGCGGCTGGCCGCCTGGAAAGCCAGCCGCTGGGGCCTCCGGGGCGAGTTGCTCGATCCCCAAACGCACCGCCCTGCGCCCGCGCTCGCCGTCGTAAATTCCCTGCTGAACCATGTCCGTGGGGCGCTGGAGGACATGGATGACCTGCACCGGGTGGAGGACCTGGTGGACAGGGTGCTCGCCGGCGGCACCGGGGCGGTACGGCAGATCGAGGTGCTGCACCGCACCGGGGACCTGGAACGGGTCGTCCAGGACGCCGCCGACTGCACCGTGTCCTAG